The following proteins come from a genomic window of Desulfurococcus sp.:
- a CDS encoding 30S ribosomal protein S12: protein MPGKKAPAGLYAARKLKEKRLKYRWSQRSFKQRMLRKIGKLKDPLEGAPMARGIVLEKVGIESRKPNSAVRKCVRVQLVKNGKVVTAFVPLDGGINYIDEHDEVIIEGIGGPLGGSLGDIPGVRYKVISVNGVSLKALWLGKKQKPVR, encoded by the coding sequence ATGCCGGGGAAGAAAGCTCCAGCCGGGCTATACGCGGCTAGAAAATTGAAAGAGAAGAGGTTGAAGTACCGCTGGAGCCAGAGGAGCTTCAAGCAGAGGATGCTCAGGAAAATAGGTAAGCTCAAGGATCCACTAGAAGGAGCCCCTATGGCTAGAGGCATAGTCCTCGAGAAAGTCGGCATTGAGTCACGTAAACCCAACTCAGCTGTAAGAAAATGTGTTAGAGTACAGCTAGTTAAAAACGGGAAGGTTGTCACAGCATTTGTCCCGCTAGATGGTGGAATAAACTACATTGATGAACACGATGAAGTAATAATAGAAGGTATTGGAGGGCCACTAGGTGGATCCCTTGGAGACATCCCAGGCGTAAGATACAAGGTTATAAGCGTTAATGGAGTATCACTTAAAGCCCTATGGCTCGGCAAGAAGCAGAAGCCTGTTAGGTAG